Within the Seriola aureovittata isolate HTS-2021-v1 ecotype China chromosome 24, ASM2101889v1, whole genome shotgun sequence genome, the region AACTTATATTTACCCATTGTCAGAAGTCTTGTATTTCTTCGtcaggacaaacaaaacaaaaccagcatcaagaaaaagagataaaatcATCACAGTGAAATGATGTCAGAGGTCACGGAGTTTAATGAGTTGTAATGTGGGAGACCTGCCAGCCGGTGGAGCTGTTGAACCAGGACTATTATCCTCTTCTTTCACCTTCCTTCCTTCATCCTTCTTTTTCGCTACTTTCCCCTCCGTCTTGTCTCTCAGGTGCGTAATGAGTTTTATAAGGACAGTCAGGGGGTGCTGCTGGTTTATGATGTCGGCCTCAGGGAGAGTTTCGACGCTCTCGACAGCTGGCTGGGAGAGATGAAGCAAGAAATGGGCTCGCAGGCTAACATGGACAGCATCGTGTTCGTCGTCTGCGCCAACAAGGTATGACTCTTAAACTTTCCTATCATTATCAAACTGGGTCAATCAGATGCTGAAAAGTAAAGGTCGGGATGCTGGAAGACAGTCAGGGGTGACTGTGTATGATGTTGTACTAAATGCTGCAGTGTATAACTTCGAATAagtaacattttaacattaagGATGGACAGGAAGCAAAATGAAGGAGCTATCCTGCACAAACACTGATATTCATGTACAAACTTGatttcaaactattttttatCGCCACTCATCGACTGTCCTTCTGCGCAGGTGGACCTGACGAAGCGGCGGGTGGTGGACGAGGGGGAGGGCCGTCTGTGGGCGGAGTCCAGAGGTTTTCATTACTTTGAGACATCGGCACAAAGCGGAGAAGGCATCAATGAGATGTTCCAGgtttacacacatacatatgtaaactcacattattgttgtttttttaaacaaatacttTTGAGcatagcgtgtgtgtgtgtgtgtgtgtgtgtgtgtgtgtgtgtgtgtgtgtttccgtcCGTCCACTCAGGCgttcttctcctccatcaccgACATGTGTGAAAATGGCGGGAAGCGTCCGGTGTCGGAGGTCAGTGTCGGCTTCACCAAAGAGCAGGCAGACACCATCCGACGCATCCGAAACAGCAAGGACTCATGGGATATGTTGGGTGTGAAACCCGGGGCCACACGGTGAGTAGACGGCTACGTATcgtgttatttcatttataacaaGTGatatttagaagaaaaaaaatataatgattAAATTTGTATtaactgaatatatttagaaaatgttcatgtcaaaataaagttttaaaaatgacataaaatgtaatattcatgTAATATATCATCAGTCAGTAAATTGAAATATCTATGAACAAACTTTTGAATATAACGACAAACAAactacatgtaaataaaaacaaattactcATATAGGTAAAACgtcaacaaaacagcaacataaatatatatttacattgatTACATTGATAAATTCATTATTCTGAGTATTTAGATTTTCTGTAAGTTGCTGAAAAAGTCATTATTTTCTCTTGGTGTATCTAACATTGGTTCCTGTCTCTTCGTTTCCAGGGAGGAGGTGAACAAGGCGTACAGGAAGTTGGCGGTCCTGCTGCACCCGGATAAATGTGTCGCCCCCGGCAGCGAAGACGCCTTCAAAGCCGTGGTGAACGCTCGCACCTCACTGCTGAAGAACATTaaataacacagtaacacacagctGAAACCTCTCAGAGCTCGGACCTCCGTCACTCAGACATGGACTGAAGAGTCGCACTCAGCCGTACGaacagtgtttatttattgGTATATTTATTTAGCGTAAAGGTCTTGTGTGCCATGTTGCTTGCCACAGTGCTGTATGCCAACCTAACGTCTGGTTTATGACCAGTTTTAACTTATTTACTACATTTTATCTCTAAactcgtgtgtgtgttaatgagagagagagagagtatggaAGATGATGAGGGCCACATGAGAAAATTAAATTGACTTCTGAATCAAACTTGAAATGAATTCTGAgattgaaaatgacaaaattaagttaaaatttTGAAGTTTCTGTCAGActttttagatttaaataaaaatttcaatCTCCAAGTTTTAAGTCTGAATTCTGAGGCTTTTTTAGTTTTACTCAGACATTTGAGAATAAAGTCTGAGACATCAGGTCAAAAGTTATAACTCTAAGACTACAGTTAGACTTCTTACATTACAATGTCAGAAATATGAGTttaaaacagtgagaaaagaaaaggttaaaATTCTTAGAAAATCAGAACGTTTAGGAGAAAGTTTAATTCTGAGAATAAAGTTATAATTTAAAGATTAAAGTCTTTAAAGAATTTTCAGGTTGATGTCAAAATTGAAACAAAACTCAAATTCAGAGGTTAAAGTCAGAGATTAAAGTTTGATTGTATAATAAGATTCCTGAGATTAGAGTCACAATCTTTAGATCAATGTCAAAATTATAAATGTCAGtgtcaaaattaaaagaaaaaaattaagaaaaagttacaaaattctCAAATGTCAGAATTTTCTGAGGTAAAACTGTAAGAATCAAATAATAATTCAGAGCTATAATTTAGACCTTTTCCTTTGATTCTGATTAATGTCAGAAGtcttacatttttctttgtttcacatTGGCCTTCATTCTTTTCTACATGTTGACGTGTGGTTTTgagttaagtgtgtgtgtgcgtgtgtatgcatgtgtgtgtgtgtgcgtgtgtgtgtgtgtttgtatcgcCAGGTTAACAGCTTCCTTCTTCCTGTTGATGTTGAAGACATCAGTAGAGcggcaggtcaaaggtcagtgctTAACCTGATTTCACAGTAAAGAAACAAATCCAGTCAGTGAAGGTACGAACTACTTTGGTAAAAGTCGAGTAATTCTGAATGAATGCGACTTTAGATTCACATTTCACAGCCTTTAAAGTAAAGAGTTCACTTCCTAAAGCTCAGACTCGTCCTGTGTGTGTAACGttactacattttctcaaactCATTTTAAAGCCTCGTTGCCAAATCAGTCAAAGTTAAAGGTGTGATGTTCAATATTAAAACAACTCTCACATGGTCAAACCTGCCAACTCCTCAGCCCGAACGTCTCCAAACCAACACTCAGTTTTCTACTCATGACATCACCAGTCCCTTAGTGATGATTGGTCGATGCAGCTACGGCGTCACAAATGCCAAACCAGTCTAAAGCCAAGAGGTCTAAAGAGAAAGAACTACCAACCTACCTGGTCGGGCACCGGTCATGTGCTGTTtactgaaggggggggggttaattaACTTGTTCCTTCTATTGTCAACTGTCCATAGGAtcaattatattttttagttcctttaaattgtttatttctgcCCTTAAATACTGTTTTTAGTCAAATCCATGATTTGTAAACTTAAATGAACCTTTAGTGGCGGCTCTGTGCCTCCTGATGTTTGTGTTCTTTTATTCATATGTTTCAGATCCATATATGTTGCGTTTTCCTCAACACACCAAACAATATCATTTAACTTCACATCTAACCCTGTTTATTCCCTTAAAACTCGCTGTTGTTTGATcagaaaactgtaaataagcagctgtaTTTTGTCTTCCACCTGGTCACTCCATGATAATGTCCTTACCTGAACAAGAACGTTtccatggtgatgatgatgggatGTTTTTCATCGGGGTACTgaactaaaagaaaaactttttatttatgtccGTCCCTCACTGaaacagaatcagaaaaaagtgtttgttaCTGTAAAGACCTGACAGGCAGCATGACGATATGTCAtcacagttttatatttttacatatgtgtATCCACGgtaacaaacaaatgcacagacTGAGCTTCCACTTGTTactttaatgtgatttttatgtttttaaattgatttttattgtgtattatttacattatgGTTAGCACTTGTTTTTCCACCTAAAGaccacatttcccatcagccctgTTGCTTTGTCCGTATTTATATTTACTGATggcagtaaaaaataatttaaatgaacaacaaagCAGATCAGTTTTTGATGCATTTTGCattaaagaaaaatccaaaatagattaaataaaaacattaaattaaaagcagataacaaaacaacaaaaatgaaatcaataacTGACCAAATAAATTCAATTTgaagataaaggaaaaaatggACATAGGAAATtagaaatgaattattaaataatttggAAACAATTGAAagcaaaattaatttataataaaaatcCCAATAAATTGACAAGTGGAACAAACAGAGTGTTTGTGATGTAAAGCGTCAGCCAATCACACGTTTCGAACATGTCACATTTAATTAGTCTGTTTGTATATCAGTGTGTTCTGTGTTATAGTAACcacatattatttattttgtatgatGAACAGTTTAAATGGATAacgagactgtgtgtgtgtgtgtgtgtgtgtgttttaagttaTGAACATGATATTTCGCCACAGACTGAACTCCATACCTCATGACTGTGACTTAAGTCACGCTTTAATCATCTGATGAGCTGATGATGCGTTTCCTGTCGCCTTTAGACCCTCGTTAAGGTCACATTTACACAATAacgcagaagaagaagagaaatgtttttttaatgtttcccaCATTAGTGAGGACATAGTCATAGTCACATGTCGACAGTTTTCTGTTGAcctctggagtgtgtgtgtgtgtgtgtgtgtgtgtgtgtgtgtgtgtgtgttagagtctCACTGTGGTTCTTGTAAGTGCACGTTCTACTGgattgtttttgaaataataaaaagacaaaaatcattTCTCTGACTCCGGCCTGTCTGTGGGTTTCTGTCTTTGTGGGGACCAGTTTGTGTTTCAACTTTAGGGTCTAAAATCATAAcgtggctttttaaaaaaatatcttgtCATTTTTTAGACATCCTGGAGTATGTATACAGTCACGTTGGCTCAATCTGACCTTTTGATTTATTCGTTCATGTTTCTTCTTGTAATTTAATCAcgtttatagattttttttgtcatttgttttattttataggtTGGTAGAGAGACAGGCatgtcagggagagagagaatgacaagCAGCAAAGGGCTCAGGCTGGACTCGAACCTGGGCCTCTGCAGTAAGGACTCAGCCTGAGCACATGCTACCCTCTACCTGGTGAGTTACCAGGGCGACCCACAGTTAGAGATTAACTGGTGTTTAACATGACGAGGTGAATCTTAACAAGAACcatctcccttctcctctcagTTTGGTTTGTCTCTGTCAGCTTGTTCCTACTGTACactacacactcaaacacaaccTGACCTGGTTGGAGGTCTGCCAATCCCATCATGCACCtgaacacgcacacatacacagctaaGAGTTAATCTGTTTTATTAATGAGCAGccatttgtctctgtttcagggATTCCTGTGGGattaacacacactcagacatctGCTGGTTCACATCATCTTATTACGCAAAGCTCCTCCACCTcgatttctgtctctctctctctctctctacctctctctccctctctgagtttcttcttctctgttgtttctctttgtctgtcgGAGGAGTTTGGACAAACTTCATCCTCAGCTTCCTCGTTTGGTTCATTTTGAGTTTTTCCTACCATGAAGGTAAACATAGAAATTAAGACTTAGAACTACAGTTACTTTGACTTGATGTTCGTCCTTGCTTTAACTTTCTGTCTGCTTGTATTTTCTTGAGGAGACGtataaaaaatggaaacagaagTTTTGAAAGGTAGACACACCAAAGAATTATGAAAGGTGAACTCAAGGACACAAATTACGGAACACATTTTAACGTTGATGGAGAACTTCAGCGCTAAGACAGAATCTTTACAGAGAGAACTGTTTTACTTTGCACTTAAGAACAAATCCAGAGATggaaagaagagcagagaagatTCAGTTGAATGAAAGGATATAAAACATGGATGAAGAACGAAGTTACAAGTGTCACTAAGAGATGAATGaagacaaacaagcagaggaAATGAAGGGGAAGTTGACAGGAGGATAACAGGAGAGTAAAGTACAAAAAATAAACGGAAGAAGacaaaaagagggaggagaaacaaacagacatggagAAGGTGACTAAAGGAAATGGACTTAAAAGATCAGAA harbors:
- the dnajc27 gene encoding dnaJ homolog subfamily C member 27, with the protein product METNAPKRRDNKKSLRVKVISLGNAEVGKSCIIKRYCEKRFVPKYLATIGIDYGVTKVQVRDREIKVNIFDMAGHPFFYEVRNEFYKDSQGVLLVYDVGLRESFDALDSWLGEMKQEMGSQANMDSIVFVVCANKVDLTKRRVVDEGEGRLWAESRGFHYFETSAQSGEGINEMFQAFFSSITDMCENGGKRPVSEVSVGFTKEQADTIRRIRNSKDSWDMLGVKPGATREEVNKAYRKLAVLLHPDKCVAPGSEDAFKAVVNARTSLLKNIK